In Streptomyces sp. 840.1, one DNA window encodes the following:
- the cpaB gene encoding Flp pilus assembly protein CpaB — MNSRQRRGVILLLLSVLCAFGAFAGVLSVISDVNSKVGPEVSAYRLKSDIAPFTGLTPDRFEKVSMPKRWLSANAVTDISDVNGKIALTTLKKGSLLQSDMMETRPALKPGEQEIAIMIDAATGVAGKITSGATVNVYATFAGEREGDPAQSKVIVSNAKVLDVGKLTPLDPSRDGKGSQATEAVPITFALDTLDTQRIAYAESFAQHVRLALVAPGGDSKIRPGDRTYTLDKDK; from the coding sequence ATGAACTCCCGACAGCGCCGTGGCGTGATACTCCTGCTGCTCTCGGTCCTGTGCGCCTTCGGCGCCTTCGCCGGTGTGCTCTCGGTGATCAGTGACGTGAACTCGAAGGTCGGACCCGAGGTCTCGGCCTACCGGCTGAAGAGCGACATAGCCCCCTTCACCGGCCTGACTCCGGACAGATTCGAGAAGGTGTCGATGCCGAAGCGGTGGCTCTCGGCCAACGCGGTGACCGACATCTCGGACGTCAACGGCAAGATCGCCCTCACCACGCTCAAGAAGGGCTCGCTGCTCCAGTCCGACATGATGGAGACCCGCCCCGCCCTGAAGCCCGGTGAGCAGGAGATCGCGATCATGATCGACGCCGCCACCGGCGTGGCGGGGAAGATCACCTCCGGCGCCACGGTCAACGTCTACGCCACGTTCGCGGGCGAACGCGAGGGCGACCCGGCCCAGTCCAAGGTCATTGTCTCCAACGCCAAAGTCCTGGACGTGGGCAAGCTGACGCCGCTGGACCCGAGCCGCGACGGCAAGGGCAGCCAGGCCACCGAGGCAGTGCCGATCACCTTCGCGCTGGACACCCTCGACACCCAGCGCATCGCGTACGCGGAATCGTTCGCGCAGCACGTACGCCTCGCACTCGTCGCCCCGGGCGGCGACAGCAAGATCCGTCCGGGCGACCGCACCTACACGCTCGACAAGGACAAGTGA